A region from the Geobacter benzoatilyticus genome encodes:
- a CDS encoding tetratricopeptide repeat protein — MQALHDDEWFERGVEALDNGNVYMARSCFEHVARVGANPEAFSYLALCQAKTRGKFSDSISLARSAIAREPDNPRLYENLGRIYYLAGMRLEAVEVLREGVRRGAGENAVNELKRIGTRKPPPFRWLHRNHVLNKYTGILLARLKLR, encoded by the coding sequence ATGCAGGCATTACATGATGACGAGTGGTTTGAGCGGGGGGTCGAGGCGCTGGACAACGGTAATGTCTATATGGCGCGCTCCTGTTTTGAACATGTGGCTCGGGTGGGTGCAAATCCGGAAGCCTTTTCCTATCTTGCCCTCTGCCAGGCAAAGACCCGTGGCAAGTTCAGCGACTCCATATCCCTTGCCCGCAGCGCCATTGCCCGCGAACCGGACAATCCCCGCCTGTACGAGAATCTGGGAAGAATCTATTATCTGGCGGGGATGAGGCTTGAGGCGGTGGAAGTCCTGCGCGAGGGGGTGAGGCGCGGAGCCGGTGAAAATGCGGTGAACGAACTGAAGCGGATTGGTACCCGGAAGCCGCCACCCTTTCGCTGGCTGCACCGCAACCATGTCCTCAACAAGTACACCGGCATTTTGCTGGCGCGGCTCAAGCTGCGGTAG